One Paramisgurnus dabryanus chromosome 8, PD_genome_1.1, whole genome shotgun sequence DNA window includes the following coding sequences:
- the cryba1a gene encoding crystallin, beta A1a encodes MPPWLRQMALFISIKISSRMALPNPMPMGPWKLTVYDQENFQGKRMEFTSACQNVMECGMDNIRSLKVECGAWVGFEHSSFCGQQFILERGDYPRWESWSGSNAYHIERLMSFRPVCSANHKESKIIVFERENFIGHQWEMNDDYPSLQAMGWPTNEIGSLQVQSGAWVCYQYPGYRGYQYIMECDHHGGEYKHYREWGSHAQTFQVQSLRRVQQ; translated from the exons ATGCCTCCCTGGCTACGGCAGATGGCATT ATTTATCAGCATTAAAATATCTTCAAGGATGGCTCTGCCTAATCCCATGCCAATGGGGCCATGGAAG CTCACAGTTTACGATCAAGAGAATTTTCAAGGCAAGCGCATGGAGTTCACCTCCGCCTGTCAGAACGTCATGGAATGTGGCATGGACAATATCCGCTCCCTAAAGGTGGAGTGTGGCGC aTGGGTGGGCTTTGAACACTCCAGCTTCTGTGGTCAGCAGTTCATTTTGGAAAGAGGAGACTACCCTCGCTGGGAGTCTTGGAGTGGCAGCAATGCCTACCACATCGAGAGGCTAATGTCCTTCCGACCAGTCTGCTCTGCT AATCACAAGGAGTCAAAGATCATCGTTTTTGAACGGGAAAACTTTATCGGACACCAGTGGGAGATGAATGACGACTACCCCTCTCTCCAGGCCATGGGTTGGCCCACCAACGAGATTGGATCGTTGCAGGTGCAAAGTGGGGC CTGGGTTTGTTACCAGTACCCCGGCTACCGTGGTTACCAGTACATCATGGAGTGTGACCACCATGGCGGCGAGTACAAACACTACAGGGAATGGGGCTCCCACGCTCAGACCTTCCAAGTTCAGTCTCTCCGCCGAGTTCAGCAGTGA
- the crybb1l3 gene encoding crystallin, beta B1, like 3, producing the protein MSHTALQGSMGSRHATGMSSHKIYLFENENFQGRMMELNGECQNICERLNRVGSIRVECGPWVGYDQQNMSGEMFILEKGEYPRWDTWSNSYRSDHLMSVRPVRMDPKDHNICLYDCVNFDGRKMEVSDEDVPSLWCYGFQDKVASIQVNGGTWVGYQYPGYRGYQYLLECGPYKHWNEWGASFPQIQSVRRVRDMQMHHRGCFEMKA; encoded by the exons ATGTCTCACACTGCTCTACAGGGAAGCATGGGTAGTCGCCATGCCACAGGAATGAGCTCACATAAA ATTTATCTGTTTGAGAACGAGAATTTCCAAGGGCGCATGATGGAGCTGAATGGAGAGTGTCAAAATATCTGTGAGCGGTTAAACCGAGTGGGATCTATCAGAGTGGAGTGTGGGCC ATGGGTAGGTTATGATCAGCAGAACATGTCTGGTGAGATGTTCATTTTGGAGAAAGGAGAATATCCACGCTGGGACACTTGGTCAAATAGTTACCGCTCTGATCACCTGATGTCTGTGCGTCCTGTTCGAATG GACCCAAAAGACCATAACATCTGTCTGTATGACTGTGTGAACTTTGATGGTCGTAAGATGGAGGTTTCTGATGAGGATGTTCCAAGTTTGTGGTGTTATGGCTTTCAGGACAAAGTAGCAAGCATTCAAGTAAATGGTGGAAC GTGGGTTGGATATCAGTACCCTGGTTACCGTGGATACCAGTACCTGCTTGAGTGTGGACCCTACAAGCACTGGAACGAATGGGGCGCCAGTTTCCCCCAGATCCAGTCTGTGCGTAGAGTAAGAGACATGCAGATGCATCACAGAGGATGCTTTGAGATGAAGGCATAA
- the foxn1 gene encoding forkhead box protein N1, with the protein MSSEPQGLSFPSTSSRSSPIQSPGHLHNFNHLGTPCFQMPESQCHQSHLGEGFAPYSEIKSTPYRQKNAIAERFRRHSVDGSPIGQEPGLAESRHFYPYSRQCSEGAVPQCHPIRCLRLAGKLTSAVGLEEHSPWTPSSSDVETSSFMHQIDHGLLLGQGTQQPYNEPETRSEEPPSYTSVTHQTYCTLSPLEQQFSGVYSSRGIESVSQYCNQGLSSQTSQDSSAPPPYPKPVYSYSILIFLALRNSKTGSLPVSEIYSFMTDHFPYFKTAPDGWKNSVRHNLSLNKCFEKVENKNGNSSRKGCLWALNPAKVEKMQEELHKWRRKDPITVRRSMSRPEELERLLGERPEKLKTLGAHFSLQSSHTHSHPLRVGMYPSYGQPPVHESSIQLQKSPYSPLSPQTVHPPPPYVSPEHLAFSFYSPLSQLPCASHPLDSPLPAHTPPSYSTALQSSLGTAGGMQELLLEGEMSNDVDALNPTLTDLQLHGNLWEELRNDSLAPDSLVVMDTSPSPPHLSPTQGGVDVYGLPSGELGSVGSESGVQGSISELYLGFYTTSFTSADSMPGLMSTSGNTPIPLL; encoded by the exons ATGTCCTCTGAGCCCCAGGGCCTGTCTTTCCCATCCACAAGCAGCAGAAGCTCACCAATACAATCTCCAGGCCATCTACACAACTTTAACCACCTAGGGACGCCCTGCTTCCAGATGCCAGAATCAcag TGTCACCAGAGCCATCTAGGGGAGGGATTTGCACCATATTCTGAAATAAAAAGCACTCCCTATAGGCAGAAGAATGCTATTGCCGAGCGCTTTCGTAGACACAGTGTAGATGGATCCCCTATTGGACAGGAACCTGGTCTGGCTGAGAGCCGTCACTTTTATCCATACAGTCGCCAGTGCAGTGAAGGGGCCGTTCCTCAGTGTCATCCCATAAGATGTCTCAGGTTGGCTGGTAAACTCACTTCAGCTGTTGGATTGGAAGAACATTCACCTTGGACTCCATCGAGCTCTGATGTAGAGACCTCCAGTTTTATG CACCAAATAGATCATGGTCTGCTCTTGGGGCAGGGAACTCAACAACCTTATAATGAGCCAGAGACGAGATCCGAAGAACCTCCCAGCTACACGTCAGTTACTCATCAGACGTACTGCACGCTCAGTCCTTTAGAACAACAG TTTTCAGGTGTGTATTCCTCAAGGGGAATAGAGAGTGTTTCTCAATATTGTAACCAAGGCTTGTCTTCACAAACATCTCAGGACAGTTCTGCCCCACCACCATATCCTAAACCTGTTTACTCTTATAG TATTCTCATCTTCCTGGCTCTAAGAAACAGCAAAACAGGCAGTCTGCCAGTAAGTGAGATCTACAGCTTTATGACGGATCATTTCCCCTACTTTAAG ACAGCACCCGATGGATGGAAGAACTCTGTCCGACACAATCTCTCATTAAACAAGTGCTTTGAAAAAGTGGAGAACAAGAATGGGAACTCCTCCCGAAAGGGCTGTCTGTGGGCCCTGAACCCAGCCAAAGTGGAGAAGATGCAGGAGGAGCTACACAAATGGAGACGTAAAGACCCCATCACTGTACGGCGCAGTATGTCCCGACCAG AGGAGTTGGAACGTCTGCTTGGGGaaaggccagaaaagttaaagaCTCTTGGTGCTCACTTCAGTCTACAAAGCAGTCATACACATTCTCATCCATTAAGAGTTGGCATGTATCCATCCTATGGTCAGCCACCTGTCCATGAATCCAGTATCCAGCTTCAAAAGTCTCCCTACAGCCCCCTGTCCCCTCAAACAGTCCACCCACCTCCGCCCTACGTATCCCCAGAGCATTTAGCCTTCTCTTTCTACTCTCCTCTCTCCCAGCTTCCCTGCGCTAGTCATCCTCTGGATTCCCCCTTACCAGCCCACACCCCACCAAGCTACAGCACCGCCCTGCAGTCCAGTCTCGGTACTGCAGGGGGTATGCAAGAACTTCTGCTGGAGGGGGAAATGAGTAATGACGTCGATGCATTAAATCCTACCCTAACAGACCTTCAATTACACG GAAATCTTTGGGAGGAGCTAAGGAATGACAGCCTCGCTCCAGATTCCCTGGTAGTCATGGACACTTCTCCCTCACCACCTCACCTGAGTCCCACTCAAGGTGGTGTAGATGTCTACGGTCTTCCTTCAGGGGAGTTAGGGTCAGTGGGAAGTGAAAGTGGGGTGCAAGGCAGCATTTCTGAGCTGTACCTTGGGTTCTACACGACTTCTTTTACCAGTGCAGACAGCATGCCAGGTCTCATGTCCACCTCAGGAAACACTCCCATTCCTCTGTTATGA
- the unc119a1 gene encoding protein unc-119 homolog A — MKVKQVCDAGVPCTTEEDLVKHSVITPEDVLGLQKITDNYLCGPKQNVHSIDFTRFKIRDMETGTVLFEISKPPATESFEDTKDFDPNAGRFVRYQFTPAFLRLRQVGATVEFTVGDVPINNFRMIERHYFRGQLLKSFDFEFGFCIPSSKNTCEHIYEFPPLSEEIMHEMIRHPYETQSDSFYFVDNKLVMHNKADYSYSGGP; from the exons ATGAAAGTGAAGCAAGTCTGCGACGCAGGTGTCCCGTGTACGACTGAAGAGGATCTGGTAAAACATTCAGTGATCACGCCGGAGGATGTACTGGGGCTGCAGAAAATCACTGACA ACTACCTCTGCGGTCCGAAGCAGAACGTACACAGCATCGACTTCACCAGGTTCAAAATCAGAGACATGGAGACCGGCACAGTCCTTTTTGAAATCTCCAAACCCCCAGCCACAG AGAGTTTCGAGGACACAAAAGACTTTGACCCTAACGCTGGACGCTTTGTGCGTTACCAGTTCACCCCTGCATTCCTTCGACTACGGCAGGTTGGTGCCAC GGTGGAGTTCACTGTGGGAGATGTTCCCATAAACAACTTTCGAATGATCGAGAGACATTATTTTCGTGGACAGCTGCTGAAAAGCTTTGACTTTGAGTTTGGCTTCTGCATCCCCAGCAGTAAAAACACATGCGAACACATCTACGAGTTTCCACCTCTTTCTGAAGAAATAA TGCACGAAATGATTCGTCACCCATATGAGACACAGTCTGACAGCTTTTACTTTGTGGATAACAAGCTTGTTATGCACAATAAGGCAGATTATTCCTACAGCGGTGGACCATAA